CCGACGCCGACACCATTGCGCAGGATTTCCGGCGCTATCTCGACTATCACCTGGGCCGCTTTCTCGGCTGCGACACGGTATACCTGTACCACGCCCTGGCCTATGTCACGCGCGATCACCTGATGGCCGACTGGCGCAATACCTGGTTACACTACCAGGACCCCCAACTGCGGCGCGCCCACTACCTGTCGATGGAATATCTCATCGGCCGCTCGCTGGGCAACAACCTGCTCAATTGCGAACTGGCCGAACCGATGCGCGAGGCCATGGAACGCTTCTCCATCCGTCTCGAGGACGTGGAGGCCAAGGAGCCCGACGCCGGCCTGGGAAACGGCGGCCTGGGCCGACTGGCCGCCTGCTTCCTCGACAGTTGCGCCACCCTCGGCCTGCCGGTGATCGGCTACGGCCTGCGCTACGAATACGGCATGTTCCACCAGCACATCGAGAACGGGCACCAGGTCGAGGACCCCGACCACTGGCTGCGCGACGGCCATCCCTGGGAAATCGAGCGTCCCGAGTTCGCGCAAACGGTGCACTTCGGCGGACGGGTGGAACACTTCACCGACGCGCAGGGCCACGAGGGCGCGCGCTGGACGGACACCGAGGACGTGGTGGCCGTGCCCTACGACATCCCCATCGCCGGCTATCGCAACAAGGTGGTCAACACCCTGCGCCTGTGGAACGCCTCGGCCACCAGCGAATTCAACCTGATGGAATTCAATGCCGGCGACTATGCCGAGGCGGTGGCGCTGAAGAACCAGGCCGAAAACATCACCATGGTGCTCTACCCCAACGACGCCACCGAGAACGGGAAGGAGCTGCGCCTGCGCCAGCAGTACTTCCTCACCTCGGCCAGCCTGCAGGATGTGCTGCGCCAGTGGGACGGGCGGCCGATCGAGGATTTCGCGAAGTTCAACGTCTTCCAGCTCAACGACACCCATCCCAGCATCGCGGTGGCCGAGCTGATGCGCCTGCTGGTGGACGAGAAGCGCCTGCCCTGGGAGCAGGCCTGGGAGATCAGCCGCTCGTGCATGGCCTATACCAACCACACCCTGCTGCCCGAGGCGCTGGAGCGCTGGCCGGTGAACCTGTTCGAGTCGCTGCTGCCACGCCTGCTGGAGATCATCTACCGCATCAATGCCGAGTTCCTGGCCGAGGTGCGCGCGCGCTGGCCAGGCGACATGGAGCGGGTCCGCCGGATGTCCCTGATCGAAGAAGGTCCGGTGCGCCAGGTGCGCATGGCCTGGCTGGCCATCGTCGGCAGCTTCTCGATCAACGGCGTGGCCGAACTGCACTCCTCGCTGCTGCGCCAGGGCCTGTTCCGCGACTTCTACGAGATGTGGCCCGAGCGCTTCAACAACAAGACCAACGGTGTCACCCCGCGGCGCTGGCTGGCGCATGCCAACCCCCACCTGGCCGGCCTGCTCACCGACACCCTGGGCGACGGCTGGCAGGCCGATCTCGCACGCCTGGAAGGCCTGCGCCCCCTGGCTGACGACGCCGGCTTCCGCGAACGCTGGTGCGAGATCCGTCACTACAACAAGCAGCGCCTGGCCGACCTGGTCGCACACTACGCGGGCGTGCGCTTCGACCCCTCGGCGCTGTTCGACGTGCAGGTCAAGCGCATCCACGAGTACAAGCGGCAACTGCTCAACATCCTGCACATCATCCACCTGTACAACTGTATCCATTCCGGTGACGAGGAGCGGGTGCCGCGTTGCGTGCTGATCGGCGGCAAGGCCGCACCCGGTTACGTGCGCGCCAAGGAGATCGTCAAGCTGGCCAACAACGTGGCCGCGGTGGTCAACAGCGACCCGCTGGTGGGCGAGCGCCTGAAGGTGGCCTTCATCCCCAACTACAACGTCTCCAAGATGGAGGTGATCTGCACCGGCACCGACCTGTCAGAGCAGATCTCCACCGCAAGCAAGGAGGCATCGGGCACCGGCAACATGAAATTCATGATGAACGGCGCGGTGACCATCGGCACCTACGATGGAGCCAACATCGAGATCCTGCAGGCGGTGGGCGAGGACAACTTCTTCCTGTTCGGCCTGCACGCCGACGAAGTGGCCGCGTTGCGCCCCCAGTACGAGCCCCAGCAGTACATCGATGCCGACCCCGACCTGGCCGCGGTGCTGCAACTGCTCGAGAGCGGCCATTTCAATGCCGTGGAACCCGGCATCTTCGACGGCCTGATCGGTTCGCTGAAGAGCCCGCACGACCCCTGGATGACACTGGCCGACTTCCGCAGCTACATCGATACCCAGCAGCGGGTGGAGCAGGCCTGGCACGACACCGAGCGCTGGAGTCGCATGAGCATCCTCAATACCGCGGCCAGCGGCATGTTCTCCACCGACCGCACCATCGCCGAGTACAATGCCGAGATCTGGCGTCTGAAGGCCATCGGTTGAGACCGGATTCACCGTGCGGGAATGTTTTGCACCAGATCAGCCCACCCCGGGCTCGCGGCGGTACAATTGGACTCAGCGTCAATATTGCACCCGGGCGCAATATTGGAGCTAGAATGAACATAAAAGCCACAGGCGCAGTATCCATTGGCAGTTTCAGCTGAATGAAACCCACGCTTCAACTCCGCATTGGTCAGCACCTGACCATGACCCCGCAACTGCAGCAGGCGATAAAGCTGCTGCAGTTGTCTACACTGGACCTGAAGCAGGAGATCCAGGAGGCGCTCGAGTCCAACCTGATGCTCGAGACCGAGGAGGAAGGCGCACAGAAGGAATCCGCCGATTCCATGCCCGAGGCTCTCGAATCCGCGGCGGGCGACAGTCCGGCCAACGACATCAACAACGAGCGGGAGATCCAGATCGAGACCGCCACCATCCCCGAGGAACTGCCGGCCGATACCAGCTGGGACGACCTTTACGACAACATCACCCTGCCGACCACGAGTAACGTCAACGACATGCTAGCCCAGCGCAGCGCCGACGAGTCGCTGCACGATCACCTCACCTGGCAGATGGAGTTGACCCACTTCAGCCCGCTGGATCTGCGTATCGCCGAGCCCATCATCGACAGCATCGGTGACGACGGCTACCTGCACGCCAGCCTGGAAGACATCGCCGCCAGCGTCCCCGACGCCAGTCCCGGGCTGGACGAGGTGGAGGCCGTGCTGCACCGCATCCAGGCCTTCGACCCGCCAGGCGTGGGCGCGCGCGACCCGCGCGAGGCCCTGCTCATCCAGGCGCGCCAGCTCAGTGACGAATACGATTCGCGCGAACTGGCGCTCGAAATCCTCGAACACCACTTCAAGCTGCTCACCGAGGGTCGCCAGGAAGTCCTGCTGCGCAAGCTCAAGGTCTCGCCCGAGGAGCTGGCCGAGGCGGTAGCCCTCATCCGCTCGCTCAACCCGCACCCGGGCAGCGCCATTCCCGGTCCGCCCCCCACCTACGTGGAACCGGACGTGTTCGTGTTCAAGCGCGAGGGACGCTGGATGGAGGAACTCAACCCCGACGCTTCGCCGCGCCTGCGCGTCAACCCCACCTATGCCGCGATGATCCGTCGCGCCGACAACAGCGACGACAATATCGTGCTCAAGAACCACCTGCAGGAGGCGCGCTGGTTCATCAAGAGCCTGCAGAGCCGCAACGAGACCCTGCTCAAGGTGGCGCGCGCCATCGTCGAGCACCAGCAGGCGTTCTTCGAGTACGGCGAAGAAGCCATGAAGCCGCTGGTGTTGCGCGACATCGCCGAAAAGGTCGAGATGCACGAATCGACCATCTCGCGGGTCACCACCCAGAAATACATGTACACCCCGCGCGGCACCCTGGAGTTCAAGTACTTCTTCTCCAGCCACGTGAGTACCGACAGCGGCGGCGAGGCCTCGGCCACTGCCATTCGCGCGGTCATCAAGAAGCTGATCGCCGCCGAGCCACCGGGCAAGCCGTTGTCGGACAACAAGATCGCCAACCTGCTGGCCGAACAGGACATCAAGGTGGCACGGCGCACCGTCGCCAAGTATCGGGAGTCGATGGGCATTCCCCCGTCGAACGAACGCAAGCGCCTGGCCTAGGCGCCTCAACAAAGGAGAGGAACATGCAACTGAACCTGACCGGTCACCATGTCGATATCACCGACTCCATGCGCAACTATGTCAACGAAAAACTGGCGAGACTCACCCGCCACTTCGACCATGTGACCAATGTGCACGTGATCCTCAGTGTGGAAAAGCTGGAACAGAAGGCCGAGGCCACCCTGCACGTGTCGGGCAACGACATCTTTGCCGAGGCCGTCAACGAAGACATGTACGCCGCCATCGACGCCCTGGTGGACAAGCTCGACCGACAGGTGATCAAGCACAAGGAAAAGCTCAAGAGCCACCGCAGCAACGGCCAGCAGCCGCCCCTGGAGGCCACCGAGATTCCGAACTGACGACGAGACACCACGCGGACGGTCAGCCCATGCCCACCACGGACATCCTCGGCATCGAGTCCATACGCCTGGACGACACCTCGCCGAGCAAGAAACGGGTGCTCGAGCAGGCGGCGCACCTGCTCGCACCCCACGACGCGGAACTGAGCGAACGCATCTTCGGGCGCCTGCTCGAACGCGAACGCCTGGGCAGTACCGGGCTGGCCGGCGGCGTGGCCCTGCCGCACGCACGCATGCCCGACATCACCCAGACCCGCGGCGCATTCCTGCGGCTGGCCTCCCCGGTGGACTTCGACAGCTTCGACGGCCGCCCGGTAGACCTGGTGTTCGCACTGCTGGTCCCCGAGGAGGCCACCGAGGCCCACCTGCAACTGCTGGCCGAACTGGCCCGCACCTTCAACGACCCGACCTTGCGCGCCCAGTTGCGGCGCGCCACCCCCGCGCAGGCGCTCGACCTGCTGACCCGCCGCCTCGCCCACGAGGCCGCATAAGGTCCGCGTCCGCGATCTCTACGAGGCGCTGCGCGACAAGCTGCGGCTGCAACTGATCGCAGGAGAACCCGGACTCGACCGCGCCCTGCTGGACGATACCCTGGACCCCGCCAGCTACCTGGTGGCCGGGCCGCTGAGCGACATCCACCCCAACCGTATACAGGTCATCGGTCACGCCGAGCAACGATATCTCGAAGCCCTGGGAGACGACCGCGAGCCGATGCTCGAGCGCCTGTTCCACAGTCCCACCCGGGTGGTGGTGCTGGTCGACGGGCTATCGGCGGACCCAATCCTGCTCGCACATGCCGAACAGGCCGGGGTGGTGGTGCTGGCCAGCCCGCTGTCGATACGCACCGTGCTCGACCATCTCCAGTATTTCGCCACCCTGCGCCTGTCGGACAAGACCACCCTGCACGGCGTGTTCATGGAAGTACTGGGCATGGGCGTGCTGATCACCGGCGACCCGGCGGTGGGCAAGAGCGAACTGGCACTGGAACTGGTCAGCCGCGGCAACCGCCTGGTCGCCGATGACGCCCCGGAGTTCACCCGCATCGCGCCAGACATCATCAGTGGCAGCTGCCCCCCCTGCTGCGCGATTTCCTCGAAGTTCGCGGCCTGGGCGTGCTCAACATCCGCGCCATGTTCGGCGACAACGCCATCAAGCACGACAAGTACCTGCGCCTGATCGTGCACCTGCAACCCATGACCGATCAGGAACTGGCCACCATGGAGCGGCTGGCTGCCCGCCAGGAGATCCGCGAGGTGCTCGGCGTACCCATCCCGCAGGTCACCATCCCGGACGCAACCTGGCCATCCTGGTGGAGGCTGCGGTGCGCGCTCACCTGCTGGCCCTGCAAGGCTACGATGCCACCGAGGAATTCATCGAGCGCCAGCAGCAGGCCCTGACCAACGCCGACTGATCGCGCCTGCCGGATGTTTCACCGGCACCGAACCCCTATAATCTCCACCATGAGCGCCAGCACCCCCAAGCTGATCGTTGTCTCGGGCCTGTCGGGCTCGGGCAAGAACATCGCGCTCAACGTACTGGAAGATGCCGGCTACAACTGCATCGACAACCTGCCGCTGCACCTGTTCGAGACCCTGGCGCACGACATGGTGCGCCAGGAAGGCCGGCTTCCGCCGCTCACCGCGGTGGGGATCGACGCACGCAGCCCGTGCCGGCAACTGATGGCCCTGCCGCGGCTGCTCGCCGACCTGCGCGAGAACGGCATCGTCTGCGAGCTCGTGTTTCTCGAGGCCGACAACGAGATCCTCATCCAACGCTTCAGCGAGACCCGTCGCCGCCACCCACTGAGCAACGAATACGACGACCTGGAAGGCGCCATCGAAAAGGAGCGGCAACTGCTCGCTCCATTGCGCGAGGCCGCCGATCTGAGGGTCGACACCAGCCGCACCACCCTGCACCAGCTGCGCGACATCATCCGTGCGCGGGTCGCCAAACGCCCGGCCGGCGCACTGTCGATCCTGCTCAAGTCCTTCGGCTTCAAACACGGTCTGCCACGCAATGCCAATTTCGTGTTCGACGTACGCTGCCTGCCCAATCCCCACTGGCATCCGGAGCTGCGTCCGCTCACCGGTCGTGATCCGGCGGTAGCCACCTTTCTCGAGGAGAGCCCCGAGGTCGATCGCATGTTCTACGACATCAACGACTTCATCCAGCGCTGGATCCCCAGCTTCGAGGCCGAAGGCCGTGCCTACCTGACCATCGCCATCGGCTGCACCGGCGGCCAGCACCGTTCGGTGTACTTGGTCGAACGGCTCTGTCGCAGCCTGGAAAAGCTGGGCCGCCACGTACAGTGCCGGCATCGGGAACTGGCATGAGCACCGGCATCCTCCTCATCACCCACCCCGGGATCGGCAACGCCATGCTTTCCAGCGCACGCCGCATCCTGCCCGACTGCCCATTGCGCATCCGCTGTCTCGAGGTGCCCAACGATGCGGCCCCCGAACGCCTGCAACGCGAGGCCGCCGATCTGCTCGCCCGCCTCGACCAGGGCGAGGGCGTGCTGATCCTCACCGACATCTTCGGCGCCACTCCCAACAATATCGCGCGCCGCCTGGCCGAGCCCGGTCGGGTGAGCGTGCTC
The sequence above is a segment of the endosymbiont of unidentified scaly snail isolate Monju genome. Coding sequences within it:
- a CDS encoding glycogen/starch/alpha-glucan phosphorylase, whose product is MNNELGEELCLLQPIDPLPADADTIAQDFRRYLDYHLGRFLGCDTVYLYHALAYVTRDHLMADWRNTWLHYQDPQLRRAHYLSMEYLIGRSLGNNLLNCELAEPMREAMERFSIRLEDVEAKEPDAGLGNGGLGRLAACFLDSCATLGLPVIGYGLRYEYGMFHQHIENGHQVEDPDHWLRDGHPWEIERPEFAQTVHFGGRVEHFTDAQGHEGARWTDTEDVVAVPYDIPIAGYRNKVVNTLRLWNASATSEFNLMEFNAGDYAEAVALKNQAENITMVLYPNDATENGKELRLRQQYFLTSASLQDVLRQWDGRPIEDFAKFNVFQLNDTHPSIAVAELMRLLVDEKRLPWEQAWEISRSCMAYTNHTLLPEALERWPVNLFESLLPRLLEIIYRINAEFLAEVRARWPGDMERVRRMSLIEEGPVRQVRMAWLAIVGSFSINGVAELHSSLLRQGLFRDFYEMWPERFNNKTNGVTPRRWLAHANPHLAGLLTDTLGDGWQADLARLEGLRPLADDAGFRERWCEIRHYNKQRLADLVAHYAGVRFDPSALFDVQVKRIHEYKRQLLNILHIIHLYNCIHSGDEERVPRCVLIGGKAAPGYVRAKEIVKLANNVAAVVNSDPLVGERLKVAFIPNYNVSKMEVICTGTDLSEQISTASKEASGTGNMKFMMNGAVTIGTYDGANIEILQAVGEDNFFLFGLHADEVAALRPQYEPQQYIDADPDLAAVLQLLESGHFNAVEPGIFDGLIGSLKSPHDPWMTLADFRSYIDTQQRVEQAWHDTERWSRMSILNTAASGMFSTDRTIAEYNAEIWRLKAIG
- a CDS encoding RNA polymerase factor sigma-54; the protein is MKPTLQLRIGQHLTMTPQLQQAIKLLQLSTLDLKQEIQEALESNLMLETEEEGAQKESADSMPEALESAAGDSPANDINNEREIQIETATIPEELPADTSWDDLYDNITLPTTSNVNDMLAQRSADESLHDHLTWQMELTHFSPLDLRIAEPIIDSIGDDGYLHASLEDIAASVPDASPGLDEVEAVLHRIQAFDPPGVGARDPREALLIQARQLSDEYDSRELALEILEHHFKLLTEGRQEVLLRKLKVSPEELAEAVALIRSLNPHPGSAIPGPPPTYVEPDVFVFKREGRWMEELNPDASPRLRVNPTYAAMIRRADNSDDNIVLKNHLQEARWFIKSLQSRNETLLKVARAIVEHQQAFFEYGEEAMKPLVLRDIAEKVEMHESTISRVTTQKYMYTPRGTLEFKYFFSSHVSTDSGGEASATAIRAVIKKLIAAEPPGKPLSDNKIANLLAEQDIKVARRTVAKYRESMGIPPSNERKRLA
- the hpf gene encoding ribosome hibernation-promoting factor, HPF/YfiA family; amino-acid sequence: MQLNLTGHHVDITDSMRNYVNEKLARLTRHFDHVTNVHVILSVEKLEQKAEATLHVSGNDIFAEAVNEDMYAAIDALVDKLDRQVIKHKEKLKSHRSNGQQPPLEATEIPN
- a CDS encoding PTS sugar transporter subunit IIA; its protein translation is MPTTDILGIESIRLDDTSPSKKRVLEQAAHLLAPHDAELSERIFGRLLERERLGSTGLAGGVALPHARMPDITQTRGAFLRLASPVDFDSFDGRPVDLVFALLVPEEATEAHLQLLAELARTFNDPTLRAQLRRATPAQALDLLTRRLAHEAA
- the rapZ gene encoding RNase adapter RapZ, coding for MSASTPKLIVVSGLSGSGKNIALNVLEDAGYNCIDNLPLHLFETLAHDMVRQEGRLPPLTAVGIDARSPCRQLMALPRLLADLRENGIVCELVFLEADNEILIQRFSETRRRHPLSNEYDDLEGAIEKERQLLAPLREAADLRVDTSRTTLHQLRDIIRARVAKRPAGALSILLKSFGFKHGLPRNANFVFDVRCLPNPHWHPELRPLTGRDPAVATFLEESPEVDRMFYDINDFIQRWIPSFEAEGRAYLTIAIGCTGGQHRSVYLVERLCRSLEKLGRHVQCRHRELA
- a CDS encoding PTS sugar transporter subunit IIA, which produces MSTGILLITHPGIGNAMLSSARRILPDCPLRIRCLEVPNDAAPERLQREAADLLARLDQGEGVLILTDIFGATPNNIARRLAEPGRVSVLAGLSLPMLVRLFNYPNEDLNGLCEAAIQGAMRGIGQYNGA